The sequence below is a genomic window from Anopheles cruzii chromosome 3, idAnoCruzAS_RS32_06, whole genome shotgun sequence.
TTGGCACCGATCTATGTTTTGTCTGTGTTTTGTAATGGTTATTTTGTACAACAGAAAGTATTCCAATTGACCCAGAAGCAAGATGTGTTGGATGACCGCTGTTCAGGGGTGCTCCTGAAGGTGTCTCCTGAATGCAAAATTGCCAAACAGAAGATCAGAACGGTTTTTTGGAACAACAATCTGGAACATTTGAGAAGTCAAAGTCTTTCATAGACTATCTCTAATCTTCTTTCTGCGTCAAACAGATTCGCTTTAACTTATTCGTTGCTGCCAAGTATCAATGATTTTGTCtcagttttcccatttttctcgAAATGGTTTGGTTACTTCGTTTCTGAAATTTGTCGGCCTTGGTACTTATGATTGCGATCGGTTCGTTCCATTTTGGTTCCGCCCATCAAATGCCATACGTGCTTTCGCACCTAAATAAAACGTCCATACTTTCCCTCGCTGTCGTTCGGTGCGTACGTTCCCTCCGTTTTGCGGTTTATGGCAAATTGGTCGGCGTCCTTTTTGTGGCTTCTTCATGCCTGCAAGATGCACGAACCAGCGGGCACTGTACGTCGCGGGGACAAGCACCAACGACCGGACGCTTCTCGAGGTGAGGAACTTCCGCGTTCCTGTACTCCTTCGCAGGCATCCATCTGCCCCGAGGCCGGCGGAAATGCCCTTCCGAGGCCTTCCGCAAATGATACCGAGGGCCGCTGGAACGATTACCTAGTAAGTAAGGACCGTGTTGGTTTTGCTCGGAAATGAAAGTAACAACGCCAATCGCAAAAAGTAACCAAAGAACAACATTGAAACACTCTACTCAATCAAGCGTTTTGGGTGAGCGTCGAGCTTTCATACCGATCAGCCGCAGTGTCCGATCCACTTTTTTCGTATAAAGCTGCTTTGGTTGCTCATAACGATCGTTTAGCACACTCATGTTTAGCATTATTCGGCCATGAGTGCATTCGGCTTGATTCCGTtacaggttttgttttgcaatgttGTGAGCGCTTTTATCTTGTTTATTTACTCTTGACATTTACATGTGTTCGTTAAGAAACAGCGTTGGTTTATGTGTCtattttatttcttgttttattttaattgttttgataTTGTATACACTTGTTACTGGAAGGAAAATCGAGCAAATCGCAGTTCCAACACATTGAGGTCACGAACATTTTAAATCGCTTTTTGTATTGACAATTGGTATTTTTCTATATCCGAAATAGGTTTTAAAAGCGCGTTGAAAACCAAAATGTGCTGCCATCGTTCTGCCTTGCCTACTATGATTATGCATTTACTTATCCTTCACGAAAAAAATGTGATTTAAGTTCATGTCTACGAAATCTGTATATGCTGTGATCATAGTAGGACTGCTATAACCAAACAAAACTCTATTTTATTATGCGacgattttctttttgatATTTCGAATAGGTTCGTTTTGGCTAGAGATTCCCGTCAACATGAGCTATGTCCCCTCTTTTGcggttgtttttatttcgtttcaaGAGTTATTTGCCGGATTTTAAAATGGataattcaatcaattagATGGGCAGCTGGTTTTTGACTGTTTCTGATGCATCATCTTCAAACATTCCTCCCATGTAGGATGATTTGTTCACGGACACGGTTACACGTCCACCGGATTTGGATCAGGAGAAGGAACCGATGCCCGGCACTTCGCGATCGTTGCTCGATTTAATTGACGCGCACGCGGATGATGATAATTTTGGCGATGAAGATTTTGGAGGACGTAAGTATCACGCACTGGTGTGGACTGGTCTGGTCTTACGATTGATTGGTGTTTACTTCCTCTCTTTGCACAGAACCTGCGGCCGGATTGTTTGAGGGCGATATATTTGCCGATGCGCCAATAGCTCCCGAATCGGCGCTTCCTTCAGCAGTCACTCAGCGACAGGATGGAGACtcggacgacgatgatgatgatcatttCGATATGGCCGGAGCGCCCTCGCCGGCGCCCAGTACGGACAATTCGCGGCCCCCCTCGCCGATTGTGGCCAATACTTTGCTTGATGGAGCATCGCTACCACCGGGCACAAGCAAAGATGCACCTGGGCAGCAACAGCACTACTCGGAATCGGGCCTCGCGACTGTCGGCGATGGTGGGAGGCACGGTGATGGTGAAGACAGGGAGGCTGTCGGGGAGGATGGGCTACCGGATCAAACGACGTTGCTGAACAATGAGGAGGAAAGTTTTGCCCTCGCTCCGGTCGATGCGACGGCACTGAAAGGTACAACGAAGTCAAAACGGAAGCGTAAACTGATCGTCGATGAAGTCAAAAACATATCCGGCGAGGAGATGAAGAGTCAGCTGGCCAACACGTCCGATATTGTGACGACACTGGATCTTGCACCCCCTACCAAGCGGCTGATGTACTGGAAAGAGACCGGCGGCGTAGAAAAGCTGTTTGCCCTCCCTTCGCGCGACATTCCGGCCcgatgtttgtttaaaaactATCAGCGACATCTTATCTCGCGCTGGATCGCCATCGAGGACTTTTCCGACCTTGGTCCACTCGATGTGCTGGGCGTGGAGTTACCAATTGAGCGACCTGAAACACCTCCCCAGGTTGCGACGGGCAAACGGGGTAGAAAGCGGAAACAGATACCTGAAGTTGCGGGCACCACGCCACCTGCAGCCGGTTCGCTGGAGAATTCTGGAAGCTCCGATCAGATACGAAGCGGAGCACCTGAAATGCCTCCCCCGACGCCTGCTTCGATAGAGATGCGAGACGATACGCTGGGTGCAGCCGAAGCAACTCACGCTTCTTCGTCCGCGTTCATGCCCCCGCCGGCCACGCCCGGGTTGGGCAGTTTGGCGAGCCCGAACCATCAGCACCTTATGCCTCCGACCCCGGGCATGCTCCCGCTGACACCCGGTCAGCTCGATCACGGTGGACTTACACCGATGGGTCTCGTGCACGGTGGGCTCACGCCGAGCGATCTTCACCATGGTGGAGGCCTCACACCTGCCGGTCTGCATCACGGCGATCTTGGAGGCGGCATGACGCCGCATGCGCTCGATCACGGTGCGATGACACCGCACCATTCGTCGCTCGAGCATATCGATCAGATACCGGCACTACCAGCTGATCAGGTGTCCTCTATCCTGAACGAACCAGGAATGGAAGGTTTCTCAAACATGGGCTTTGATGGCAATGCGTCCGAGGAGATTGCTAACGATTGGAACGCTGATTACGAGTTCTCTCCGTCCGTGGGACCGGTAAGTAGTGTTAATCGCATGGGGAAAAACGAGCGCATGAACTATAGACCCGCTAATTGTACCACTCCATCGCACTCCGTAGCCGCAGCCAAACGATGAGCAACAGGTGGACGAGACGATCGAGCAGTTTGAGGAGCGCGTCCTGAACAAGCGGGCGGCGCAGATGTTCCTTTCCGTGAAGTCGCGACTTCTAAAGGCGGACCACATTATGCTGTCGGAGATGACGCACCGGAACAACAAAAAGCAGGTACGTTTGTGATCCGCAATGAGCGGGTGAACAAGTAACACGACTGAATGTTCTTTCTGGTTTGGACTATTTGACTTTACAGGCCGCACAAAAGTTCTACTCGTTGCTGGTGCTGAAAAAGTTCAAGGCTCTCGAGATTGCCCAGAAACAGGCGTTCGATGATATTGTCGTATCTCGAGGACCGATGTTCGACAATCCGAAGCTctaagaaaacaaaagcgtCCGGTAGTAAGGGGGCTGTGATGGGTGTCAATTTTCGACCCCTGTCACTTTCCTCGTTAGACAAACGATGTACAGTAGCTTCTTCGTTAGTGCGCGTAAGAAAATCCGGAAATGTGTTGCTGGGCAAGGTCGATGGacaaaatttaacaaaaatctCCCCTTAGACCACTGTTTGTTATGTCCCAGGGAGGAGTGCGAGTCATCACAGTGCAACCCATTCTGCGAAACGTAAAGTAATcgattgttattttttatttaccacTAACTCGTTTTGTCCTGTAATTAACTGTGTAATAATGTGTCCagtttttgtttataaaatttattgcaattttTAGCAACACCATATTTGGTTCCCGTTTTGTAGGGTAACGGATCAGGAGCGCGGTAACTATTAAATAGTGTTCTTTTTAGTTTTGGaccaattttaattttccatttacaCAACGCCACAATATACGgcagaaacattaaaaaaaaacaatattttaccttgtaaatatttaaatttatgcgCACATGGCACATCTCAGTGACGGTCTCGATTGGTGTCAGTGTTGTAAATAGTACCATTTATCCATCGCCAGCGTCCATTTGGGTGCtttgaatttttattgaaacatcTCACAACAATAACATCAGTGCAGAATCGTCCTGTACCAGTGTGTCCTACGGCACACTCAAGCAAGCCCGGAAGACATGTTCATGAAGTCTAAGACTGTTGAAAAGTGGACACTTTTCAGCATTCATTTACACTTCAAACTGTAAATAGTAGCAATCGCTTACGGGGCTTTTTCATTTACAAACCCAGTCTTTTTCGTTTGCAAGCGCACACCGCTTGAATGATTTCCGTGTGCGGCGCTAAACAATCCATTTTGCATTATAGGCTTGCCAAAGCTCAATTGATAGCTCTTGGCAAAAGGCCATACATCTTTTGGCTAACGTGACGTGACATTTAAATTCCTGTGATTTATCGAATGCATTTTCttaaaaacaatttaagaAGGTGCAAGTTTGGTTCTGATTTTTTCGAATTAGTACTATCCTTTTTGCGCTACAGAACATCACGTGTCCAACAAAAAAGGTGTAGCTGACAAATTTCTTGATTTCTATCAAAGTTTAAAATAACTGCTCTGCAGATGAACGATGGGGagtgttttgaaaatatttcctAGGataacaacacaaaaaccaaaaaaaaattcacacaaaatttgtcacacacacctttttttgttgtagttttcGTTCACAATAACTTTAATAACGGTTTATCAGCCGAAAGTCTCCGATCGTTCCGTGATTGCTTTGTCCATGGGCGTTGTTTGCTCCTGCGGTCCTTATCTCCCTCCCCCTCGTACCTCTTAGCCTTCTGACCCAGTTGAGCTTTTTGGGGACAGCATTTGTTCATCATCACTTTTGGAAATGGAAAGGTCGGTCATCACAAATTCAAGTAGGGGCATCTCGTTCCACCACGAGGCctgttttgcatttcttttaCCGACTTCGTACGTAGGTGTACGATACGGGTTTCGTAACGGACTCGGCAAAAGAAACGGGCTTGACAACATGTCGTGGAGCAGTGTGTAAACTATATTATTAAACGCATAGAAGAACAAACGTAGAACTAGTAGTAGTGATGAACGTAAGATAAACATTGTATATGATCATGGCGGTAGAGAAAAGGAACATTGTGAACAATAGTAGCGAAAAAGTAAAtgagaagaaaacagaaacaaacaacttgTAAAATCGACAGAAGTTTATAAAAAGTTGACAAATAAAGAACATCTTACAATGAACCGTTGAAGTGTTGCGTTTAAGTAGTACCACTAGACGCTTGCTTGGAACCGTTGACCAGTTCTACGTGCTACATTATTAACTTTATGCGACGAACGGTGCGTATACTCCGCGGTCTGGTAAGTGACACGTGTGTCAATAGCAGGGCGGGAGCTTCCCACCAATCATCCCGATGACGCTACACGTGACGGGCACGAGAAAGAGGAGTATGTTCGCCGATCGCTGTATGATGCGCCCGGCATGTTGCGACGGTTCGTGAGATTCCTGACTGGACGGTTCCTAGtaatttctattgtttcctgCGTGCGCCCGTGTGTAGCGTTTTGGGACAGATCCGGGGCCGCGCGTTATACCTCCGGGACCTGATAACGATAACAAACCCGAGAGCGCGGTGTGCACTAAACGATCGGCGGATCGCGGTACCCTGTACCCCTAGGAGATGGGGATGATGGGGATGCCGCCGACCGACCCTGGCGGATGATTGTAGCCGAGCCGACTACTACCGCGTACTCCGCTggcaaacaatggcgcaaGTTCAGTAGAGCTTACGACCCGAGCGCCAGCTGCTCGGTCGTGAGGTAGTGAGCCGATCGGCTCCCAACGGAGCACTAGAAGGGGGGTTGGCTTGATCGTGCTCCAGCGCGCGCCAGATCGCATCGTACTGCAACGTCCACGACGGCACACGGTTGACATCGGCCAGCAGCTTCCCTTTCCCCCGTTCTTCACGCTACCGCTGGCTACCGTGTGCTGTCCATTCTGGGAGTTTCGGgtacgtgtgtgtgagcgtgTACGTTTTATCATCCGgccttcggtggtggtcagttTTTCTCAATTGATAAATCCCTAATGCGACAATCTGCGGCCCGTTGCCGATGGAAGCGCgaatttagtttagttttgACCACGGGCCGGAGCGGTGTTAGCGAGCGGTGAGCAGCTACTACCACCCCAAACGTTGGTTTTCGCCCGTTTGGCCGGCCCAATAGTCGCGAATTCGGCTGGCAAAACATCTCCGATGATCTACGGCGAGCGAACGGAGTGGATCGTCATTGGTCGATCATTTGGCATCTGGATTTCCAGTTTCGATCATCCCGTTAGTGTGTTACCTAACCGGTTAGAAGAAGAGAGAGTCTCACATTGGTTGATTCCGGTACGCGGAAACCAATTCTTTGCTGTGAAATTCGCAACAAGACGCCGCAACAGTTCGGCAAGTGTTCCGTGCGCATAGCAGCAGCTACACGAAGGAGCTAGGTGCAGCGTAAGTAAAGTGGTGGCCCAATGGCGGCTAGGAGCTTGGCCGATTAGGCTAATCCAATTTTCAAATTACCATCAGTTGTTCGGAGCGATCGTTTGTTCGGGTGGGGGACTGTGTCGCGGGCCGTGGAATGGTTTGCCGAGAAGAATGAAGCTTCTGTTTGCTGCCCACAGCTATGGATCGATATCCGCCTGTTTCGTTCAATCAACTGCCGTTagcttctgtttttttattcccaACGGAAGTGATCgtcgttgtttcgtttttgttcccGACAACTGACTGGCACGTAGTGGCGGGCTTCCGAGGAATGGAATGACAGCGCGGCCGAAGACGAACGCGatttcatttgaatattttgacaATTGGAatcaaaaatgcaaaacgcCTACAGATCGTTTGCGCGTTTGGCGGGGCACACGCTAGCGTGTGTGGGCTTCTTCCTGCCTTTTCACTTTGCTCTGACAAATTGAAAACGGCGGCcaactgtttgttttggtaaTAATATGCAATTGAATATAATGGCAGCGCCGCGCCATGCGTGGCTTTTTTGCATTAACCAACCATGTGGAAAGATCCATTTTTTAAGTGAACGTAATGACTGACAGTATGAAAAAATCATCAAGCGCGCTGTTAGTGACATCCCATTGTGAACATACCTGCACGCGATTCACCGTGAATACAGGCATTCAGGCCGCTAATTACCGTATGCGATTATCGCGTACGTTATCGCGTTTTCCTAGCCAAAGCCTCTTAAGTGTTGCCCCTAATTGTactgtgaaaatgaaaatcatCGGGTTGAAGATGATCCCAGCCCAGCGGGCGAACGCTGGATGACGATCACAGCTGGCCGTGGAGCTGAAAGTTGCAGGTGGATCGGCGTTCTACGCGCTGAAAGTAGCGACCCAAGCGAAGTGGGTTATTTTTTGCCCGTCGCGGGTCGCTATGTGTTTGATAAGggtgttggaaaaaaaaatttaggcAATCTATCGCTTAGCGCCGTGGTGATCCGGTTTGAAGCCTAGCAAGGGGATCAGCAAGAAGCATCGGTGGTTCAGTGGTAGAATGCTCGCCTGCCACGCGGgcggcccgggttcgattcccggccgATGCAGTCGAAACTCTTTTTGTTCGTTtatttgtgatgaaaacccGCACTCTTGTAGTAGAGTTTCATCTTAGTGCTCGAGAAACTAATTTTAGCAGGTTTGTTAGCAAAAAGTCGATCCAAAGGAACTACGGACGAGGACTTTGTTGTCCGCTAAGAGAGTAGTTGGTACCACCGGAACGGTGCTCGTACCAATTTGCATTCGTCTTTGAAACCCATAATGCATCGTTTAGGTCACGGCATCGCTTAAATGTGACATTCGCAAACACAAAGTGAAcgtcgatcggcggcggagtgTCCGTGGCTGCAGTTTTGTAGCCACATATTAGCACTATCATAATTAAAAGAACATTTTACAAAGTGTGCAATTTCCGCACGGCTCCTGGGGGCCCCCTATTACCTTAAAAACCTTATCGCATCTTTGAGCATCGAGGCACAAGCAGGGGGTGTACAGGAGGGCATGGGAAACAAAAGTGTCACCGGAGCCGCCGTGACAGACGACAGTACATATGGAGAGGATTTATCACTCTGCGGGCGCGCTGCCACCGATCGTCAAACTGGCGCAAGGTGCAAAACGTGACTCCAGCGAATTCTTCACACGACACGATCTCCAGCTGCCGCAGCTGACATTAGGCGATTGGGCACAATTGTAATGCGCCAGCCGGAGAAGTCGGAGGCTCCATGGCGGCCCGGGGGGTTAAGGTTTGCGGTGATGCCCCTAGATGCGCCGTGACACACTCCGCTCGGGTGTTGCGAATTTTCTATGTCAAGTCGCTTTCCGCTGGCTTTGACCGGCTCGGTGACTGGCTAGGGTGATGGGAAgggtgaaaaattaattttcccgcTCACCCTTGATCGCCATATTGTGTAAACCGAAAATAGCAATTACGGTTCGGCCCACGGTGAGTAGGTTGCGGTGGGCCGACGACCAACACACCGACACGATTTCTCTTGCAGCTTCAACGGTgcacaataaaaacacaataatGAAGGATCCCAAGCCACTG
It includes:
- the LOC128275054 gene encoding double-strand-break repair protein rad21 homolog, with amino-acid sequence MFYAHIVLAKKGPLARIWLAAHWDKKITKAHVFETNIEQSVDGIMQPKVKLALRTSGHLLLGVVRIYARKAKYLLADCNEAFVKIKMAFRPGMVDLPEEHREAAVNAITLPEVFHDFDTPLPELNDVDIEAHFSINQSRADEITMREDYGTLSLNIHDDGFGDMGFDDAPDMVRDRMDDQMEDDLFTDTVTRPPDLDQEKEPMPGTSRSLLDLIDAHADDDNFGDEDFGGQPAAGLFEGDIFADAPIAPESALPSAVTQRQDGDSDDDDDDHFDMAGAPSPAPSTDNSRPPSPIVANTLLDGASLPPGTSKDAPGQQQHYSESGLATVGDGGRHGDGEDREAVGEDGLPDQTTLLNNEEESFALAPVDATALKGTTKSKRKRKLIVDEVKNISGEEMKSQLANTSDIVTTLDLAPPTKRLMYWKETGGVEKLFALPSRDIPARCLFKNYQRHLISRWIAIEDFSDLGPLDVLGVELPIERPETPPQVATGKRGRKRKQIPEVAGTTPPAAGSLENSGSSDQIRSGAPEMPPPTPASIEMRDDTLGAAEATHASSSAFMPPPATPGLGSLASPNHQHLMPPTPGMLPLTPGQLDHGGLTPMGLVHGGLTPSDLHHGGGLTPAGLHHGDLGGGMTPHALDHGAMTPHHSSLEHIDQIPALPADQVSSILNEPGMEGFSNMGFDGNASEEIANDWNADYEFSPSVGPPQPNDEQQVDETIEQFEERVLNKRAAQMFLSVKSRLLKADHIMLSEMTHRNNKKQAAQKFYSLLVLKKFKALEIAQKQAFDDIVVSRGPMFDNPKL